Proteins encoded by one window of Vibrio panuliri:
- the ubiT gene encoding ubiquinone anaerobic biosynthesis accessory factor UbiT, translating into MINKIRTQLVQNAASILRSPVHLLPQSVQKKALLDGLKLVFKEALEDGDFEFLEDKWLKVEVKDMKLAWYISYQDEQIVVADKPVDEDVSFSGNLNDLVLIAGRKEDPDTLFFQRRLSIEGDTELGLEVKNLMDSVDLELLPKPLQVLLNQLADFVHKGVQSPVMQKEVAHAYTN; encoded by the coding sequence GTGATTAACAAGATTCGCACTCAATTAGTTCAAAATGCAGCATCAATTTTGCGATCTCCAGTCCACTTATTGCCGCAATCTGTTCAAAAAAAAGCCTTATTAGACGGGCTAAAACTAGTGTTCAAAGAAGCTTTAGAAGATGGTGATTTTGAATTTCTAGAAGATAAGTGGCTGAAAGTAGAAGTTAAGGACATGAAACTAGCTTGGTATATCAGCTACCAAGATGAACAAATTGTAGTGGCGGATAAGCCGGTAGATGAAGATGTTTCTTTCAGTGGCAACTTAAACGACTTAGTGTTGATTGCCGGTCGTAAAGAAGATCCAGATACACTGTTCTTCCAACGACGCCTTTCAATAGAAGGGGATACAGAGCTTGGTTTGGAAGTGAAAAACTTAATGGATAGTGTCGATTTAGAGTTATTACCAAAACCGTTGCAAGTTTTATTGAATCAACTGGCTGACTTCGTGCATAAAGGCGTACAATCGCCAGTAATGCAAAAAGAGGTAGCACATGCTTATACGAACTGA
- a CDS encoding sensor domain-containing protein → MPPQQLQHWFKQITAKGPFFSAIIDSQHNYVMVNDRYCEISGLSTDELVGMNDNAILGQQLYQQLKPYYDLAFNGEYLETEVSLLHLDIETSLACTLSPIRYDEKVQYIAFHAVDTSEKQLLVRSLQESEDKFTALTQLVPDGLLLVEDDCIISANPAAVRILGFDSSHDLLGEELSRLFIDEKSKTVFNNKLGVLLHDTPIACLTGPRCNIERKVFLQSAKTMVLGTESQLVLVQDAEQTPKQLTQNKYEDAHIDSLTGLYNRFGFTKRLEQMVKNDTPLIMLYLDIDNFKNINDSLGHHIGDKVIKEVSSRLKRLLPQQAVLGHLGGDEFGLILPEPENNRMAESLSDRIISLINQPFDLHHFSKRLACSIGSVCYPGDGNDARILLQNADTAMYEAKERGRNRLIKFNDQMNKEARMRLWLEIELQKALQQNGLEVWYQPKVNARDFSINGAEALVRWKHPVEGYISPGAFIPVAEKAGLIENLGRVVMREVFNTVKRWKLQGILPGRVAINLSPEQFGNPQLIDYMEKLLRTTELDPNCITFELTESAVMSDSEHTLQMLNAIKKLGFALSIDDFGTGYSSLAYLARFPLDELKIDRAFINEIDTLPKQVTVIENIINLGKSLNLSVVAEGVETQQQATLLSNLNCNSIQGFHFFRPQPKQEVEELFVQNRRHKN, encoded by the coding sequence ATGCCACCGCAACAACTTCAGCATTGGTTTAAGCAAATTACGGCCAAAGGACCTTTTTTCTCGGCCATTATCGACAGCCAACACAACTACGTAATGGTGAATGATCGCTATTGCGAAATTTCGGGTCTCAGTACCGATGAATTAGTTGGCATGAACGATAATGCAATCTTGGGTCAGCAACTCTACCAACAGCTCAAACCCTATTATGATCTCGCATTTAATGGTGAATATTTAGAGACCGAAGTTTCACTGCTTCATCTCGATATTGAAACTAGCCTTGCTTGCACCCTTTCTCCAATCCGCTATGACGAAAAAGTGCAATATATTGCCTTTCACGCCGTGGATACGTCGGAGAAACAACTGCTGGTGCGTTCATTGCAAGAATCAGAAGATAAGTTCACTGCACTAACGCAGTTAGTACCTGATGGTCTGCTATTGGTTGAAGATGACTGCATTATTTCAGCGAACCCTGCAGCTGTGCGTATTTTGGGCTTTGATTCAAGTCATGACCTACTTGGTGAAGAGCTAAGTCGTCTGTTTATTGATGAGAAAAGTAAAACGGTTTTTAACAACAAGCTTGGCGTATTGTTGCATGACACACCAATAGCCTGTTTAACCGGGCCTCGTTGTAACATTGAGCGCAAAGTGTTTTTGCAATCAGCCAAAACCATGGTTCTGGGCACAGAGTCGCAACTGGTGTTGGTACAAGATGCCGAGCAAACACCAAAGCAACTGACGCAAAACAAGTACGAAGATGCCCATATTGATAGCCTTACTGGGCTATACAACCGTTTTGGTTTTACCAAACGCTTGGAGCAAATGGTCAAAAATGATACGCCTTTGATCATGCTGTATCTGGATATCGATAACTTTAAAAACATCAACGACTCTTTAGGTCATCATATTGGTGATAAGGTGATTAAAGAGGTGTCGTCACGTCTTAAGCGTCTACTGCCGCAGCAAGCGGTACTTGGGCATTTAGGAGGGGACGAGTTTGGGTTGATCTTACCTGAGCCAGAAAATAATCGCATGGCAGAGTCATTGTCTGATCGCATTATTTCTCTCATTAACCAACCATTTGATTTGCATCACTTTAGCAAGCGTCTTGCCTGCTCTATTGGTAGTGTTTGTTACCCTGGAGATGGTAACGATGCACGTATTCTACTGCAGAATGCCGATACCGCGATGTATGAAGCAAAAGAGCGCGGACGAAACCGTTTGATCAAGTTTAACGATCAGATGAACAAAGAAGCACGTATGCGCTTGTGGCTTGAAATTGAACTGCAAAAAGCACTGCAACAAAATGGCCTTGAGGTATGGTATCAACCCAAAGTGAACGCGCGCGATTTTAGTATCAATGGCGCGGAAGCACTGGTGCGCTGGAAACACCCAGTGGAAGGTTATATCAGCCCTGGGGCATTTATTCCTGTCGCAGAGAAAGCCGGCCTGATTGAAAATCTAGGTCGCGTAGTGATGCGAGAAGTGTTTAACACCGTTAAACGCTGGAAGCTGCAAGGCATTCTTCCTGGACGCGTGGCAATTAACCTCTCACCAGAGCAGTTTGGTAATCCTCAGTTAATCGATTACATGGAGAAGCTGTTGCGCACGACTGAACTGGATCCGAACTGCATTACGTTCGAACTAACAGAAAGCGCGGTGATGAGTGACAGTGAGCATACCTTGCAAATGCTAAATGCGATCAAAAAACTGGGGTTTGCCCTCTCTATTGATGATTTCGGTACGGGTTATTCTTCGCTGGCGTACTTGGCACGTTTCCCACTCGATGAGCTCAAAATAGACCGAGCATTTATCAATGAAATCGACACCTTACCTAAACAGGTAACGGTGATTGAAAACATTATTAACTTGGGTAAATCCCTCAACCTTAGCGTGGTTGCCGAAGGTGTTGAAACCCAGCAACAAGCGACTCTGCTCTCCAACCTAAACTGTAACTCAATCCAAGGTTTCCACTTCTTCCGCCCACAACCAAAGCAAGAGGTTGAAGAACTGTTTGTGCAAAACCGTCGACATAAGAACTAG